In one window of Pseudomonas chlororaphis subsp. chlororaphis DNA:
- a CDS encoding YeeE/YedE family protein, whose translation MNIDWLHFTPWSALAGGALIGLAAGLFVMANGRIAGISGLLGSLLQPGSEGWSEKALFLSGLLLAPLFWGLFQVLPAIEFQSGIAGLIGAGLLVGLGTRYSAGCTSGHGVCGISRWSPRSLVATLSFMLTGFITVWLLRHGMGL comes from the coding sequence ATGAACATCGACTGGCTGCACTTCACGCCTTGGAGCGCCCTCGCCGGTGGCGCGCTGATTGGTCTGGCCGCCGGTCTGTTTGTCATGGCCAACGGGCGTATCGCCGGGATCAGCGGTTTGCTGGGCAGCCTGTTGCAACCGGGCAGCGAAGGCTGGAGTGAGAAGGCCCTGTTCCTGTCGGGCCTGCTGCTGGCGCCGTTGTTCTGGGGGCTGTTCCAGGTGTTGCCGGCGATCGAGTTTCAAAGCGGCATAGCCGGCCTGATCGGCGCCGGGCTGTTGGTGGGCCTGGGTACGCGCTACAGCGCGGGCTGCACCAGTGGTCATGGGGTCTGTGGCATCTCCCGATGGTCGCCGCGCTCATTGGTCGCCACCCTGAGTTTTATGCTGACCGGCTTTATCACCGTCTGGCTGCTGCGCCACGGGATGGGGCTATGA
- a CDS encoding DUF2931 family protein has protein sequence MRMFIALLGALLLTGCQTDPLSGKNDPKDPWWELGFIEPYYMKVWVEDSAVEDINGKLFTRTGGGSAAGGDLGYEKEWARGWGDSVGGSGWSVVGADLPKRIYVRWQSIVEPQTYRAWVDIPEEARKIMWTSTNRRCPETPHQTARYMASVYLGLAPGGIVQVWVRDECRHPVKVARAQAEVEPLGPDQGKNNGRYAYKVSEKSKRYIEKYGIPYGSW, from the coding sequence ATGAGAATGTTCATCGCCCTGCTGGGCGCACTGCTGTTGACTGGCTGTCAGACCGACCCACTATCCGGAAAAAACGACCCCAAAGATCCCTGGTGGGAGCTTGGCTTCATCGAACCGTACTACATGAAGGTCTGGGTCGAGGACAGTGCTGTTGAGGACATCAACGGCAAACTATTCACTCGTACTGGTGGCGGCTCCGCTGCGGGTGGCGACCTCGGTTACGAAAAAGAGTGGGCCAGAGGCTGGGGGGATAGCGTTGGAGGCAGTGGATGGTCAGTAGTTGGCGCAGACCTTCCCAAGCGAATTTACGTGCGTTGGCAATCCATCGTAGAGCCACAGACTTATCGCGCCTGGGTCGATATCCCGGAAGAAGCCCGAAAAATCATGTGGACCTCGACTAACCGACGCTGCCCGGAGACTCCGCATCAGACTGCACGCTATATGGCATCGGTCTATTTAGGCCTGGCCCCTGGCGGCATCGTTCAGGTGTGGGTAAGGGATGAATGCCGTCACCCTGTCAAAGTAGCCCGGGCCCAAGCAGAAGTTGAGCCATTGGGACCGGACCAAGGAAAAAACAATGGGCGTTACGCCTATAAGGTCAGCGAGAAGTCCAAACGTTATATAGAGAAATACGGAATTCCCTATGGCAGTTGGTAA
- a CDS encoding DUF2931 family protein has protein sequence MRAFIALLGTLLLSGCQAADPLSGKNDPKAPWWDLGFTEPYYMKVWVEESAVEDIRGKLVRRIGGGTAAGGDPGFKKEWARGWDGVGGDGYPAVGADLPKRIFVRWQSVVEPQTYRVWIDIPEEARQLMRTATNRRCPATPKQTASYMASVNLGLAPGGIVQVWVRDECRHPIKIARAQAEIEPLGPHLGKSNGHYYPLSENSKRYIEKYGIPYGSW, from the coding sequence ATGAGAGCATTCATCGCCCTGCTGGGCACACTGCTGTTAAGTGGCTGCCAAGCCGCAGACCCACTTTCCGGAAAAAATGATCCCAAGGCCCCCTGGTGGGATCTCGGATTTACCGAGCCCTACTACATGAAAGTCTGGGTTGAAGAAAGCGCAGTAGAGGATATCCGCGGAAAACTAGTTCGTCGTATAGGAGGGGGGACTGCAGCAGGCGGCGATCCTGGTTTCAAAAAAGAATGGGCCAGAGGCTGGGATGGCGTGGGAGGTGATGGTTATCCCGCAGTAGGCGCCGACCTACCCAAACGCATTTTCGTGCGCTGGCAGTCGGTCGTAGAACCACAAACCTATCGGGTATGGATCGATATCCCGGAAGAGGCCCGACAGCTGATGCGCACTGCAACCAACCGACGTTGCCCGGCGACTCCAAAGCAAACCGCAAGCTATATGGCCTCAGTCAATCTGGGGCTGGCCCCGGGAGGCATTGTTCAGGTTTGGGTCAGAGACGAATGCCGTCATCCGATCAAAATCGCCCGTGCCCAGGCGGAGATTGAACCGCTGGGACCGCACCTCGGTAAATCAAACGGGCACTATTACCCCCTCTCCGAAAACTCCAAACGCTACATAGAGAAATATGGCATTCCCTATGGCAGTTGGTAG
- a CDS encoding phospholipase effector Tle1 domain-containing protein: MASNGPGPMPSVLRPANPNQSPAERAAETEEPSYGEQLWAQYEKYAKEPAPPPEKVQVALRIGVFFDGTGNNASNSAMGQLCGAQHPIEDKDLDGSCKPYMRDPESSYGNDVSNVKRLRELYYSPQKAEGEGLQRRAYRSIYVEGIGTRTGEKDSLITSGTGRGDTGISGCVQRAFREIEERIVFFFEQNPESEISSLTFDAFGFSRGAAAARHFANEVVRWLGPLELILHSHSDAFCPSFNRQYGNDVDMGFIGLFDTVPSVAGLSNLGNVRSAIAPGIKLHLDRRYFRSVVQLVARDEYRANFALSRVKPDHLEIALPGAHSDIGGGYLDEAQECVLVSPMQALEVPINTDVTQTSIYREAVQARKRWLSEGWPAQWLEIVTPEPLLLPQDSQDRLGLQKKRVYAGVQLKRPMSNRLSRVYLHVMYELAKENGVRFNVIDEQDPDYAIPLELQALCDRFVAGDYSTTPTEETMLKLRYIHLSAHWNHPLGKQDGGSLKVVYINAPTVDAVRVQHPHVPDWTLW, encoded by the coding sequence ATGGCCAGCAACGGACCCGGGCCGATGCCCAGTGTTTTACGGCCCGCCAATCCCAACCAGAGCCCCGCTGAACGCGCCGCCGAAACCGAAGAGCCCAGCTACGGCGAACAGCTCTGGGCGCAGTACGAGAAATACGCCAAAGAGCCTGCGCCACCGCCTGAAAAGGTCCAGGTAGCGCTGCGCATTGGCGTGTTCTTTGATGGCACCGGCAACAACGCCAGCAACTCGGCCATGGGCCAGCTGTGTGGCGCCCAGCATCCTATTGAGGACAAGGATCTCGATGGCAGTTGCAAGCCGTATATGAGGGATCCGGAGAGTAGTTATGGAAATGATGTGAGCAACGTCAAAAGGCTGAGGGAGCTGTACTACTCCCCGCAGAAAGCCGAAGGCGAAGGCCTGCAAAGACGCGCCTATCGCTCAATCTATGTCGAGGGGATCGGAACGCGGACTGGCGAGAAGGACAGCCTGATTACCTCGGGTACAGGACGTGGCGATACGGGAATATCAGGGTGTGTGCAGAGGGCATTCCGTGAAATCGAGGAACGTATTGTTTTCTTCTTCGAGCAAAATCCCGAATCCGAAATCTCATCTCTGACTTTTGACGCTTTCGGCTTTAGCCGAGGCGCCGCCGCAGCCCGGCACTTTGCCAATGAAGTCGTACGCTGGCTGGGTCCGCTCGAACTGATTCTGCACAGTCATTCCGACGCTTTTTGCCCTAGCTTCAATCGACAGTACGGTAACGATGTTGATATGGGATTTATCGGCCTGTTCGACACAGTGCCGTCGGTTGCCGGCTTGAGCAATCTGGGCAACGTGCGCAGCGCCATTGCCCCGGGCATCAAGCTGCACCTCGACCGCCGCTACTTTCGCTCAGTGGTCCAACTGGTCGCTCGCGACGAGTACCGGGCTAACTTTGCCCTGAGCCGGGTCAAGCCCGACCACCTCGAGATTGCCCTGCCCGGCGCGCACTCGGATATCGGCGGAGGCTATTTGGATGAGGCGCAGGAATGTGTGCTGGTCAGCCCGATGCAGGCACTGGAGGTGCCTATCAATACCGACGTGACACAGACCTCAATTTACCGGGAAGCGGTCCAGGCGAGAAAACGCTGGCTGAGCGAGGGCTGGCCCGCACAATGGCTGGAGATCGTCACGCCGGAACCGCTGTTGCTACCGCAGGATTCACAGGACCGTCTCGGCTTACAAAAAAAACGGGTATATGCCGGCGTACAGCTCAAGAGACCGATGAGCAACAGACTATCGAGGGTGTATCTCCATGTGATGTATGAGTTGGCCAAGGAGAACGGCGTGCGCTTCAACGTTATTGACGAGCAGGATCCGGACTATGCCATTCCCCTAGAACTTCAGGCCCTTTGTGACAGATTCGTCGCCGGTGACTACAGTACGACTCCAACCGAGGAAACCATGCTCAAGCTGCGTTACATCCATCTCTCGGCCCACTGGAACCACCCGCTTGGCAAACAGGATGGAGGTAGCCTTAAAGTCGTCTATATCAATGCTCCCACGGTGGATGCCGTGCGCGTGCAACATCCTCACGTACCTGACTGGACGCTTTGGTAA
- a CDS encoding sulfite exporter TauE/SafE family protein, with product MSEYSLLGAGLGALIGAILALTGAGGGILAVPLLVFGLGLSMVEAAPIGLLAVGLAAAVGAVLGLREGIVRYRAAGFVAAIGILMAPVGLWLAHRLPNLPLALLFSAVLLYACGRILLKATRELRHGQPAPRAAFQPCVLNPLQGRLRWTLPCARALTVTGLLSGLLSGLLGVGGGFVIIPALTRYTNLDSKSIVATSLAVIALVSAGSVITASLSGVMHWAVGAPFAIGAVLGLIAGRQVARYLAGPRLQQLFALVGMLAAVMLSLGALGAWH from the coding sequence ATGAGTGAGTACAGCTTGCTGGGCGCCGGCCTCGGCGCACTGATCGGAGCGATCCTGGCATTGACCGGGGCCGGCGGCGGGATTCTCGCGGTGCCGCTGCTGGTGTTTGGCCTCGGCCTGAGCATGGTCGAGGCCGCGCCCATCGGCCTGCTCGCGGTGGGCCTGGCGGCCGCCGTGGGTGCGGTGCTGGGGCTGCGCGAGGGCATCGTGCGTTACCGCGCCGCCGGCTTCGTCGCCGCCATCGGCATCCTCATGGCGCCCGTGGGCCTGTGGCTGGCCCACCGCCTGCCGAACCTGCCTCTGGCCCTGCTGTTTTCCGCGGTGCTGCTGTACGCCTGCGGGCGCATCCTGCTCAAGGCCACCCGCGAACTGCGCCACGGCCAGCCAGCGCCCCGCGCGGCCTTCCAGCCCTGCGTACTCAACCCCTTGCAGGGCCGGCTGCGCTGGACCCTGCCCTGCGCCCGCGCGCTGACCGTCACCGGCCTGCTCTCGGGGCTACTCTCCGGGTTGCTCGGGGTCGGCGGCGGCTTCGTGATCATCCCAGCGCTGACCCGCTACACCAACCTGGACAGCAAAAGCATCGTCGCCACCTCCCTGGCGGTGATCGCCCTGGTGTCCGCCGGCAGCGTGATCACCGCCAGCCTCAGCGGCGTGATGCACTGGGCGGTGGGCGCGCCCTTCGCCATTGGCGCAGTGCTGGGGCTGATCGCCGGCCGGCAGGTCGCCCGCTACCTGGCGGGGCCGCGGTTGCAGCAGTTGTTTGCCTTGGTGGGGATGCTGGCGGCGGTGATGCTCAGCCTGGGGGCGCTAGGAGCCTGGCACTGA
- a CDS encoding NAD(P)/FAD-dependent oxidoreductase, whose translation MRPISPIPRAVNGSHQVLIVGGGAAGIATASSLISREPHLDVAIIDPADTHYYQPGWTLVGAGVFRAEDTARSMASLIPKGVKWIQAAVSSFEPEHNALLLNDGRVLGYDQLIVCPGLKLDWNAIDGLSETLGKHGVTSNYRYDLAPYTWQLAQNLKQGQALFSQPPMPIKCAGAPQKAMYLSCDHWLRNGRLGQINTRFLNAGGVLFGVPDYVPALMEYVKKYDIALDFGHNLVAVDGPGKRATFVRNGADGQQERIELPFDMLHVVPPQTAPDFIRNSPLADAAGWIDVDPYSLRHKRYSNIHGLGDGTNTSNAKTAAAARKQAPVVATNVLVNLKRLPTRAQYDGYGSCPLTVERGKIVLAEFTYGGKVAPSFPAWLLDGRQPTRRAWWLKERILPPLYWRGMLKGHEWLARPSLVTDLPES comes from the coding sequence CATTGCCACCGCGTCCAGCCTGATCAGCCGCGAACCGCACCTGGACGTCGCCATCATCGACCCGGCCGACACCCACTATTACCAGCCCGGCTGGACCCTGGTCGGCGCCGGGGTGTTCCGCGCCGAAGATACCGCCCGCAGCATGGCCTCGCTGATCCCCAAGGGGGTGAAGTGGATTCAGGCGGCGGTGAGCAGCTTCGAGCCGGAGCACAACGCCCTGCTGCTCAACGACGGGCGCGTGCTGGGTTATGACCAGTTGATCGTCTGCCCCGGCCTCAAGCTCGACTGGAACGCCATCGACGGCCTGAGCGAAACCCTGGGCAAGCATGGCGTGACCTCCAACTACCGCTACGACCTGGCGCCCTACACCTGGCAACTGGCGCAGAACCTCAAGCAGGGCCAGGCGCTGTTCAGCCAGCCGCCGATGCCGATCAAATGCGCCGGCGCGCCGCAGAAGGCCATGTACCTGTCCTGCGATCACTGGCTGCGCAACGGCCGGCTGGGGCAGATCAACACCCGTTTCCTGAATGCCGGCGGCGTGCTGTTCGGCGTACCGGACTATGTGCCGGCGCTGATGGAATACGTGAAGAAATACGACATCGCCCTGGATTTCGGCCACAACCTGGTGGCGGTGGACGGCCCCGGTAAGCGGGCGACCTTCGTGCGCAACGGTGCCGATGGCCAGCAGGAACGCATCGAACTGCCCTTCGACATGCTGCACGTGGTGCCGCCGCAGACCGCCCCGGACTTTATCCGCAACAGCCCGCTGGCCGACGCCGCCGGCTGGATCGACGTCGACCCGTACAGCCTGCGGCACAAGCGCTACAGCAACATCCACGGCCTGGGCGACGGGACCAATACCAGCAACGCGAAAACCGCGGCGGCGGCGCGCAAGCAGGCGCCGGTGGTGGCCACCAACGTGCTGGTGAACCTCAAGCGCCTGCCGACCCGGGCGCAATACGACGGCTACGGCTCCTGCCCGCTGACCGTGGAGCGCGGCAAGATCGTCCTCGCCGAATTCACCTACGGCGGCAAGGTCGCGCCGAGCTTTCCGGCCTGGCTGCTGGACGGTCGCCAGCCGACCCGCCGCGCCTGGTGGCTGAAGGAACGCATCCTGCCGCCGCTGTACTGGCGCGGCATGCTCAAGGGCCATGAGTGGCTGGCGCGGCCGAGCCTGGTGACGGACCTGCCGGAATCATGA